One Paroedura picta isolate Pp20150507F chromosome 3, Ppicta_v3.0, whole genome shotgun sequence genomic window carries:
- the SMUG1 gene encoding single-strand selective monofunctional uracil DNA glycosylase codes for MFEGGLAPGTVLMSSSEGIMNFWEGDSLAEKFLHIEREQTVRLKELTFLDPVQYVYNPLDYAWEPHQDYVRKYCQSCKKVLFLGMNPGPFGMAQTGVPFGEVQLVRDWLQVRGEVSRPVSEHPKRPIRGLDCPQTEVSGARFWGFFRSVCASPEGFFRHCFVHNHCPLLFISQSGRNLTPADLPAAQRERLMQVCDDALCEAIKLLGVGMVIGVGRFAEQRARKALSAAGMPVRVEGVMHPSPRNPQANKGWSAIIRARLEELGVMSLVTD; via the exons ATGTTCGAAGGTGGGCTTGCTCCAG GAACAGTTCTGATGAGCTCTTCAGAAGGTATCATGAACTTCTGGGAAGGAGACAGCTTGGCTGAGAAGTTTCTCCACATAGAGCGGGAGCAGACTGTACGCCTGAAGGAGCTCACGTTCCTTGATCCTGTCCAGTATGTTTACAACCCACTAGACTACGCCTGGGAACCCCACCAAGACTACGTGCGTAAATACTGCCAATCATGCAAGAAGGTGCTCTTCCTTGGGATGAACCCAGGGCCTTTTGGCATGGCCCAAACGGGG GTGCCCTTTGGAGAGGTGCAGCTGGTCCGAGACTGGCTTCAGGTACGTGGAGAGGTGTCCCGGCCCGTGAGCGAGCACCCGAAAAGACCAATCCGGGGCCTGGATTGCCCCCAGACGGAGGTGAGCGGTGCCCGCTTCTGGGGCTTCTTCCGATCCGTGTGCGCCAGCCCCGAGGGGTTCTTCCGCCACTGTTTTGTCCACAACCACTGCCCGCTGCTCTTCATCAGCCAGAGCGGCCGCAACCTGACCCCCGCTGACTTGCCGGCCGCTCAGCGGGAACGGCTCATGCAGGTCTGCGACGACGCCTTGTGCGAGGCCATAAAGTTATTGGGCGTTGGCATGGTGATTGGCGTGGGACGCTTTGCCGAGCAGCGCGCCCGCAAAGCCCTctcggccgctggcatgccagtgcGAGTCGAGGGAGTGATGCACCCCTCACCGCGCAACCCCCAAGCCAACAAGGGCTGGAGCGCCATCATCCGAGCAAGACTGGAGGAGCTGGGTGTGATGAGCCTTGTCACGGACTGA